A part of Heliangelus exortis chromosome 3, bHelExo1.hap1, whole genome shotgun sequence genomic DNA contains:
- the IL17A gene encoding interleukin-17A yields the protein MTPTFSASLVRSLLSMLLAMLAASSAAHGKVMQPGLKAESLFKQVYAGCLTQKDSKFPQTVRVNISISSRSQDTKTHADVSSRSLSPWDYRIDEDHNRFPRMIAEAKCLHSRCVSPDGQLDHSLNSVPIKQEILVLRREQQGCHQSFHLEKKIITVGCTCVTPLIRHQG from the exons GTCAGGTCACTGCTCTCCATGCTGCTGGCCATGCTggcagccagcagtgctgcccatGGGAAGGTGATGCAGCCTGGACTCAAGGCAGAGAGCCTCTTCAAGCAAGTGTATGCTGGATGCCTGACCCAAAAAGACTCAAAATTCCCTCAAACAGTCAGAGTCAACATCAGcatcagcagcaggagccaggacaCCAAAACTCACGCTGATGTCAGCAGCCGCTCTCTGTCACCCTGGGATTACAG GATCGACGAGGATCACAACCGCTTCCCCCGGATGATTGCTGAGGCCAAGTGCCTCCACTCCAGGTGTGTGAGCCCAGATGGGCAACTGGACCACAGCCTCAACTCCGTCCCCATCAAACAGGAGATCCTGGTCCTCcggagggagcagcagggctgccacCAATCATTCCACTTGGAGAAGAAAATCATCACCGTGGGTTGCACCTGTGTCACCCCCTTGATCCGACACCAGGGATaa